The Deltaproteobacteria bacterium genome segment GTACGACTTCATCCTCCTGATCATATTGCTTTCAATCTGGCGGACACGCTCCCTTGAAATGCCATAACGCTCGCCTATCTCCTGAAGAGTCGCGGGAGAGTCGGACAAGAGGCGGGTTTTGAGGATGTCGCGTTCGCGCTCGTTTAGGTCTTTCTTGAAAGATGCCAGCTTTTCGTGAAGGATTGCCTCCATCTCTTTCTTTGCCACCCTGGTCTCGGAAGACATTTCAGGTGTTGCAATAAATGCGATCCGCTCATCGTCAGACTCATCCTTGATCGGGGCATCCAGGGAGAGCTCCCATCCATCCAATCGTTGATCCATATCAGTGACTTCCTGCTCAGTAACTCCAAGTCTCTCAGAAAGGAGTTTCGGTTTTGGATCAAATCCCTCGGACATAAGCTTCTGTTTTTCCTTTTTAAGCCTGAAAAAGAGCTTTCGTTGGGCCTGCGTGGTGCCGATCTTGACCAGTCGCCAATTGTCCATAATGAATTTGAGAATGTAAGCCTTGATCCAGAAGGAGGCATAGTAAGAAAAACGAACCCCTTTGTACGGGTCGAACTTCTGAACCGCTTGCATGAGTCCGATATTGCCTTCTTGAATCAAGTCCAGCAGGTTTTGCATCCAAGCCCGTTGAAACTCCATCGCTATCTTGACCACAAGCCTCAGGTTGGAAGTAACCAGTCTGTAGGCTGCCTCACGATCTCCGTGTTCCGTGACCCGGATAGCAAGTTCCTTTTCTTCTTCTCTTGTTAGAAGCCTGTGCTGGCCGATTTCCCGCAGGTATAGTTGCAGAGGGTCATATTTGACCAGATGTGAGTCAGGTGGGGATTCAGGCGCTTGGGCAGGCCTCAAAATATCCTTGGTCGGAGTCTCTTTCTTGTTTGTCTTTGTTTTCTTTTTTCTCATTTCTGTTTTCTTCCCGCCAGGGGAAGCTACTTGAATTTCCTTATTTTTTTAAAATATCAGACAAAGATCTCTTTATCAAGGCCTAAGGAATCGACCGAGTGACTTGTCAAGAAGTCCGGGACATTCCTCGTCAAATCATGATGGACAAGGAAATC includes the following:
- a CDS encoding RNA polymerase factor sigma-32, whose translation is MRKKKTKTNKKETPTKDILRPAQAPESPPDSHLVKYDPLQLYLREIGQHRLLTREEEKELAIRVTEHGDREAAYRLVTSNLRLVVKIAMEFQRAWMQNLLDLIQEGNIGLMQAVQKFDPYKGVRFSYYASFWIKAYILKFIMDNWRLVKIGTTQAQRKLFFRLKKEKQKLMSEGFDPKPKLLSERLGVTEQEVTDMDQRLDGWELSLDAPIKDESDDERIAFIATPEMSSETRVAKKEMEAILHEKLASFKKDLNERERDILKTRLLSDSPATLQEIGERYGISRERVRQIESNMIRRMKSYFEQEIPEFDTFLEGLGQSE